A genomic region of Exiguobacterium sp. Helios contains the following coding sequences:
- a CDS encoding ABC-F family ATP-binding cassette domain-containing protein: MILLQVNQLSKSFGVEPILDNIKLEVQERDRIALVGRNGAGKSTLLKIIAGELSHDSGEIMKSKEVRIGYLAQDSGLESNESIWNEMLTVFEHLQDQERALRRMEIEMGMEHILNDPTAYDRLLKTYDQAQHDFSEAGGYQFEANIRSVLHGMRFYPDDYSRRIQTLSGGQRTRLALAKMLLQAPELLILDEPTNHLDIDTLSWLESYLSGYRGAVLIVSHDRYFLDQVVNVVYELSRNVSRKFTGNYTKYLEQKAALYEQEMKQFEQQQEDIAKMQDFIQRNIARATTTKRAQSVRKRLEKVDRIDRPDGDERSTVLSFPIEKQSGNDVLQVNQLAVGYEEAVSKNITFRLQRAESLALVGPNGIGKSTLLKVLVGRLKPLFGDYRFGTGVSIGYYDQEQAELNDRNRVIDEIWNEWPLMREQEVRSVLGQFLFSGDDVFKLVHELSGGERGRLALAKLKLRKTNLLVLDEPTNHLDLDSKMVLENALVDYEGTLLFVSHDRYFIDRVATRVIEMSTDGVTDYLGDYSYYMEKKAEKEEIARLEAEEAKAIKVASTKTIDKEAQKEARKKKQQLEKLEQEIERLENRSVEIEQLLCEPEVFNDIPKATALSAERDQIDVDLLDLMEQWESFH; encoded by the coding sequence ATGATTCTCTTACAAGTAAACCAACTCTCAAAATCATTCGGCGTAGAGCCGATTTTAGACAATATTAAACTCGAAGTACAGGAACGGGACCGGATTGCCCTCGTCGGACGAAACGGTGCCGGAAAATCGACACTTTTAAAAATCATCGCCGGGGAGCTGTCACATGACTCGGGGGAGATCATGAAAAGCAAGGAAGTCCGGATTGGTTATCTCGCGCAGGACAGCGGACTCGAGTCGAACGAATCGATTTGGAACGAGATGCTGACCGTCTTTGAGCATCTGCAGGATCAGGAACGGGCGCTTCGTCGGATGGAAATCGAAATGGGCATGGAGCACATTTTAAATGATCCGACTGCCTATGACCGTCTCCTGAAAACGTACGATCAAGCGCAACACGACTTCTCGGAAGCCGGCGGCTATCAGTTCGAAGCCAACATCCGCTCTGTCTTACACGGGATGCGTTTTTATCCGGACGATTATTCCCGCCGGATTCAGACGCTTTCCGGTGGACAGCGGACCCGGCTTGCCCTGGCGAAGATGTTACTCCAGGCACCGGAACTGTTGATTCTCGATGAGCCGACCAATCACCTCGACATCGATACGTTGTCCTGGCTCGAAAGCTACCTGTCCGGTTACCGTGGTGCTGTCCTGATCGTTTCCCATGACCGCTATTTCCTCGATCAAGTCGTCAACGTCGTCTATGAATTGTCCCGGAACGTGTCGCGGAAATTCACAGGCAACTATACGAAGTATCTCGAACAAAAAGCGGCACTGTACGAACAGGAAATGAAACAGTTCGAACAGCAGCAGGAAGACATCGCGAAGATGCAGGACTTCATCCAGCGTAACATCGCCCGTGCGACGACGACGAAACGGGCGCAAAGTGTCCGCAAGCGTCTCGAAAAAGTCGACCGGATCGACCGTCCGGACGGTGACGAACGCAGTACGGTTCTGTCATTCCCGATTGAAAAGCAGAGCGGCAATGATGTGCTGCAGGTCAATCAACTCGCTGTCGGCTACGAAGAAGCCGTCTCGAAAAACATTACGTTCCGGCTGCAACGTGCGGAATCACTGGCGCTTGTCGGACCAAACGGAATCGGCAAGTCGACGTTACTGAAAGTGCTTGTCGGCCGTCTGAAACCGCTGTTCGGTGACTATCGTTTCGGTACTGGCGTCTCGATTGGCTACTACGATCAGGAGCAGGCGGAACTGAACGACCGCAATCGGGTCATTGATGAAATTTGGAACGAATGGCCGTTGATGCGCGAACAGGAAGTCCGGTCCGTTCTCGGGCAGTTCCTGTTCAGCGGCGATGATGTCTTCAAGCTCGTCCATGAATTGTCGGGCGGTGAACGCGGACGTCTGGCGCTCGCGAAGCTGAAGTTACGGAAAACGAATCTGCTTGTGCTGGATGAGCCGACGAACCACCTGGATCTTGATTCGAAAATGGTCCTCGAAAATGCACTTGTCGATTACGAAGGCACGTTACTGTTCGTCTCCCACGACCGTTACTTCATCGACCGCGTCGCGACACGTGTCATCGAGATGAGTACAGACGGCGTGACCGATTACCTCGGTGACTACTCGTATTATATGGAGAAAAAAGCCGAGAAGGAAGAAATCGCCCGCCTCGAAGCAGAAGAAGCGAAAGCGATCAAAGTCGCTTCGACGAAGACGATTGATAAAGAGGCGCAAAAAGAAGCGCGCAAAAAGAAACAACAGCTGGAGAAGCTCGAACAAGAAATTGAACGGTTGGAGAACCGGTCGGTCGAAATCGAACAGTTGTTGTGCGAACCGGAAGTCTTTAATGATATTCCGAAAGCGACCGCCCTTTCGGCAGAACGCGATCAGATTGATGTCGACTTGCTTGATTTGATGGAACAGTGGGAGTCGTTCCACTGA
- a CDS encoding redox-sensing transcriptional repressor Rex → MNGPDTKIPQATAKRLPLYYRFIQSLYNSGKLRVSSAELSEAVKVDSATIRRDFSYFGALGKKGYGYNVQHLLTFFRKTLNQDEVTNVALIGVGHLGTAFANYNFLKNNSTRIVIAFDADEDKVGTTTQDVPIYHVSDMKEQIKANHVDVAILTVPSQFAQSVADELVEYGVTGILNFTPARLNVPAHVRVHHIDLSIELQSLVYFMKHYSQSAEGVKS, encoded by the coding sequence ATGAATGGGCCAGACACAAAAATACCACAAGCAACGGCGAAACGACTGCCGTTATATTATCGTTTTATCCAAAGTCTCTATAACTCCGGCAAGCTGCGCGTCTCGTCAGCAGAGCTCAGCGAAGCGGTCAAAGTCGACTCTGCGACGATCCGTCGTGACTTTTCCTACTTTGGGGCGTTAGGGAAAAAAGGGTACGGTTATAACGTTCAACATTTGTTAACATTTTTCCGAAAGACACTCAACCAAGACGAGGTCACGAATGTCGCCTTAATCGGGGTCGGACATCTCGGAACAGCGTTTGCAAATTATAACTTTTTAAAGAATAATAGTACTCGTATCGTCATCGCGTTTGACGCCGATGAAGACAAGGTCGGAACAACGACGCAGGACGTTCCGATTTATCACGTCTCGGATATGAAAGAACAAATCAAAGCGAACCATGTCGATGTCGCCATCTTGACGGTACCGTCGCAGTTCGCGCAGTCAGTAGCGGATGAGTTAGTTGAGTACGGTGTGACCGGCATTCTGAACTTTACACCGGCCCGGTTGAATGTCCCGGCCCACGTCCGGGTGCATCACATCGATCTGTCAATCGAGCTGCAGTCGCTCGTCTATTTCATGAAGCATTATTCGCAATCAGCTGAAGGAGTGAAATCATAA
- the tatC gene encoding twin-arginine translocase subunit TatC yields MAIDQEQSVTSHLDELRKRIIWSLIIVVVMFIAAFPLVRPLVRFLQADLKELGIGLNAFNVVDPLMLYLNLAFIIAIVLASPFWMYQLWAFIRPGLHDQEQKATLTYIPVTFFLFLAGVSFSYFWLLPFLLEVSTELGQELGIEQVIGVENYFSFLIRLTIPFGLLFQLPVVTMFLTRLGLVTPFFMRKNRKYAYFALFVIAALISPPDITSHLMISVPLFILYEISIIISARTYKKVLILEQQAELERQADMMRELNK; encoded by the coding sequence ATGGCGATCGATCAAGAACAGAGTGTGACATCGCACTTAGATGAACTGCGTAAGCGGATCATCTGGTCGCTCATCATCGTGGTAGTCATGTTTATCGCAGCCTTTCCGCTCGTCCGGCCGCTCGTCCGTTTCTTACAGGCCGACTTAAAGGAACTCGGAATCGGTTTAAATGCGTTTAACGTCGTTGATCCGTTGATGTTATATCTGAATCTTGCGTTCATCATCGCAATCGTCTTGGCGTCCCCGTTTTGGATGTACCAGCTTTGGGCGTTCATCCGTCCCGGTCTGCACGACCAAGAACAAAAAGCGACGTTGACGTACATTCCCGTGACGTTTTTCTTATTCCTTGCGGGTGTTTCCTTTTCTTATTTTTGGCTGTTGCCGTTTTTACTGGAAGTATCAACGGAACTCGGACAAGAGCTTGGGATTGAACAGGTCATCGGGGTCGAGAACTATTTCAGTTTCCTGATCCGGTTGACGATTCCGTTTGGTCTGTTGTTCCAGTTACCGGTCGTGACGATGTTTTTGACACGGCTCGGACTCGTAACGCCGTTCTTCATGCGGAAGAATCGGAAGTATGCGTATTTTGCGTTGTTCGTGATCGCGGCGTTGATCTCACCGCCCGACATTACGTCGCATTTGATGATTTCTGTTCCTTTGTTCATCCTCTATGAAATCAGTATCATCATCTCGGCACGGACGTATAAAAAAGTGCTGATCCTGGAGCAACAGGCTGAACTGGAACGACAAGCGGATATGATGCGTGAGCTGAACAAATAA
- a CDS encoding twin-arginine translocase TatA/TatE family subunit, producing the protein MENLIPLTLGIGPASIALIGVVALIIFGPKKLPELGRAAGQTLKEFKSATHGIMEDDKDKKDEMKEK; encoded by the coding sequence ATGGAAAACTTAATCCCGTTAACACTTGGTATTGGACCGGCAAGCATCGCCTTGATCGGTGTCGTCGCCCTCATTATCTTCGGACCGAAGAAATTACCGGAACTCGGCCGCGCGGCCGGTCAAACGTTAAAAGAGTTCAAGAGTGCGACACACGGCATCATGGAAGATGATAAGGATAAAAAGGACGAAATGAAAGAGAAGTGA